In Phoenix dactylifera cultivar Barhee BC4 chromosome 11, palm_55x_up_171113_PBpolish2nd_filt_p, whole genome shotgun sequence, the following are encoded in one genomic region:
- the LOC103708955 gene encoding transcription elongation factor 1 homolog, which yields MGKRKSRAKPPPKKRMDKLDTVFCCPFCNHGSSVECRIDMKNLIGEATCRICQENFSTTITALTEPIDIYSEWIDECERVNNLEDDAT from the exons ATGGGGAAGAGGAAGTCAAGGGCGAAGCCACCTCCAAAGAAGCGAATGGATAAGCTTGATACTGTATTTTGTTGCCCTTTCTGCAACCATGGAAGCAGTGTTGAGTGTCGCAT tgaCATGAAGAATTTGATTGGTGAAGCCACGTGCAGGATTTGCCAAGAAAATTTCAGCACCACTATCACTG CGCTGACGGAGCCTATAGACAT ATACAGTGAATGGATAGATGAATGTGAACGGGTGAACAACCTTGAAGATGATGCTACCTAA
- the LOC103708954 gene encoding MACPF domain-containing protein CAD1 produces MERPRPPPASSNALIATLSNAVQALGRGFDVTSDTRLLYCKGAPGSRLVLVDEGRTRDFVISDDSGVVLPDVSLDIDIFREQSLRETTPAFSFQQMAEYFNKKSGLSENVPLGSFNSMFSFTGSGKIDAAATKALAMDGYFIPLYKVILMNAELVLREDVRLAVPRRWDPSSLASFIENFGTHIVTSVTIGGKDEIYIKQHHSSQLSASDIEKYVKDIGDQRFLNLENQSSAALFNYKDQIADPSLLNNRDLQSYLSSVPHLSGKEDVTVIFRRRGGDDLVQNHAEWKNTVPSAPDVIKMTFIPIVSLLNGLPGIQYLSRAIDLYLEYKPPIEELQYFLEFQIQRVWAPAPSSIPGHQRKEPVCPSLQFSLMGPKLYISSEQISVGRKPVTGLRLCLEGSKQNRLAIHLQHLASLPKILLPHWDSHVAIGPPKWQGPEEQDSRWFEPIKWKNFAHVSTAPIENTETNIGDLSGVCIVTGAQLGVWDFGAKSVLHLKLLFSRVPGCTIRRSVWDHSPSKTLAPCLDDASSSSDKSGQISKLAKIVDMTEMSKGPEDTPGHWLVTGAKLGIEKGRIVARVKYSLLNY; encoded by the exons ATGGAGAggccgcggccgccgccggcgagCTCCAACGCTCTGATCGCCACGCTCTCCAACGCCGTCCAGGCCCTAGGCCGGGGCTTCGATGTTACATCCGACACCCGCCTCCTCTACTGCAAGGGCGCCCCCGGCTCCCGGCTCGTACTGGTCGACGAGGGGCGCACCAGGGACTTCGTGATCTCCGATGACAGCGGCGTCGTCCTCCCCGATGTCTCCTTGGATATTGATATCTTTAGAGAGCAGAGCCTGCGGGAGACCACGCCGGCGTTTAGCTTTCAGCAA ATGGCTGAATATTTTAATAAGAAGTCAGGGTTATCCGAGAATGTACCTCTTGGCAGTTTCAATTCCATGTTCAGTTTTACTGGCTCTGGGAAAATTGATGCTGCAGCAACAAAAGCCCTTGCAATGGATGGTTATTTTATACCTCTATATAAAGTTATACTTATGAATGCCGAATTGGTGTTGCGAGAAGATGTCAGGCTTGCTGTTCCACGGAGGTGGGATCCATCATCTTTGGCTAG CTTTATCGAGAATTTTGGTACCCACATTGTTACATCTGTGACTATTGGAGGTAAAGATGAAATATATATTAAGCAGCACCATTCATCTCAATTGTCAGCATCTGACATTGAAAAGTATGTGAAAGACATTGGAGACCAAAGATTTTTAAACTTGGAAAACCAGTCAAGTGCTGCTCTCTTTAATTACAAGGACCAG ATTGCAGATCCATCTCTTCTTAACAACCGCGACTTGCAGTCATATCTATCAAGTGTTCCACATCTAAGCGGAAAGGAg GATGTTACAGTAATctttagaagaagaggtggcGATGATCTAGTTCAAAATCATGCTGAGTGGAAGAACACTGTTCCTTCAGCACCAGATGTTATTAAAATGACCTTTATACCCATTGTTTCTCTTTTAAATGGACTGCCTGGAATCCAGTATTTGTCTCGTGCAATTGATCTATATTTGGAGT ATAAGCCTCCTATAGAGGAGCTGCAGTATTTCCTGGAGTTTCAAATACAGCGAGTTTGGGCTCCAGCACCATCTAGTATTCCTGGTCACCAGAGAAAGGAACCTGTATGCCCATCGCTTCAGTTTAGCTTGATGGGCCCCAAGCTTTATATCAGCTCAGAGCAG ATATCTGTTGGTCGGAAACCAGTCACTGGCCTCAGGCTGTGTCTAGAAGGAAGCAAGCAGAACCGACTAGCCATCCATTTACAGCACCTTGCTTCCCTTCCAAAGATTCTCCTACCCCACTGGGACTCTCATGTGGCAATTGGGCCACCAAAATGGCAAGGCCCTGAAGAACAGGACAGCCGCTGGTTCGAACCAATCAAGTGGAAGAACTTTGCCCATGTCAGCACTGCACCAATAGAGAACACTGAAACAAACATTGGGGACCTTTCTGGTGTCTGCATTGTGACAGGGGCTCAGTTGGGGGTGTGGGATTTTGGGGCCAAGAGTGTCCTACACCTCAAACTATTATTCTCCAGAGTTCCTGGGTGTACCATAAGGAGATCGGTGTGGGATCACAGTCCATCCAAGACTCTCGCGCCATGTCTAGatgatgcatcatcttcaagcgACAAGTCTGGTCAGATCAGTAAACTTGCAAAGATAGTTGACATGACGGAGATGTCAAAGGGGCCAGAAGATACGCCGGGCCACTGGCTGGTTACGGGAGCAAAGTTGGGGATCGAGAAGGGGAGGATTGTTGCACGTGTAAAGTATTCCTTGTTAAACTACTGA
- the LOC103709024 gene encoding protein NRT1/ PTR FAMILY 4.5-like → MKIEIEEKWEVKNARSSDSTLKTMSTEKTGDQVLVEGKLDWRGKPVRKGEHGGVGSSLLILAAFMFESVATLALAANLITYFTEVMHLDIAVASNALTNYMGTSYIVSVAIAVFADIFIGRYKSVIISASIELVGLLLLTLQAHFPSLKPPLCNLFDPTGHCLKVDGANAVLLFISLYLVAIGSAGIKASLPVHCADQFDEKDPQEARQMSSFFNWLLLSICLGGAISLTLVVWVQNEKGWDRGFGISTVALLSALVVFLAGVPKYRIAIIQGTNALLEIIQVYVAAFRNRNLDLPEDPSELYEIDGTKESLEEVEFLPHRDKFRFLDKAAIRTSTTIRSSSPSPWKLCRVTQVENAKTILGMIPIFCSAIIMSTCLAQLQTFSIQQGSTMDTRVTSKFHIPPASLPIIPLTFMIIMIPVYDRLFVPFARRITGHTTGITHFQRIGVGLVLSCISMATAAVVEVKRKNAAKSHGMLDALPVLQPLPISVFWLSFQYFIFGIADMFTSVGLLEFFYSEAPMALKSISTSFLWCSMSLGYFLSTILVELVNAATKNRTKSRGWLAGNNLNRNHVNLFYWLLCILSFINFLNYLFWAKWYKYRPQVPRDTAENGKVEAL, encoded by the exons ATGAAGATCGAAATAGAG GAGAAGTGGGAAGTCAAGAATGCGAGGTCCTCCGACTCCACTCTCAAAACCATGTCTACG GAGAAGACAGGAGATCAAGTACTGGTGGAAGGGAAGTTGGATTGGAGAGGAAAGCCAGTCAGAAAAGGAGAACATGggggagtcggctcatccttgCTCATACTGG CCGCCTTCATGTTTGAGAGCGTGGCCACCCTCGCACTAGCAGCCAATCTCATTACCTACTTCACGGAAGTCATGCATTTGGATATAGCCGTTGCTTCCAATGCTCTAACCAACTACATGGGCACCAGCTACATCGTCTCAGTTGCTATAGCAGTCTTTGCAGATATATTTATTGGAAGATACAAATCTGTTATCATATCAGCCAGTATTGAGCTCGTG GGACTTCTGTTGTTAACTCTGCAAGCTCACTTCCCAAGCCTCAAGCCACCTCTCTGCAACCTCTTCGACCCTACCGGCCATTGTCTGAAAGTTGATGGTGCTAATGCTGTGCTCCTGTTCATCTCTCTATACCTTGTAGCCATTGGGTCGGCTGGGATCAAGGCCAGCCTGCCAGTTCACTGCGCCGATCAATTCGACGAGAAGGACCCTCAAGAGGCCCGTCAAATGTCGAGCTTCTTCAACTGGCTCTTGCTGAGCATCTGTCTCGGAGGGGCCATCAGCTTGACCTTGGTGGTCTGGGTTCAGAACGAGAAAGGGTGGGACCGGGGATTTGGGATTTCCACAGTTGCCTTGCTGTCAGCACTGGTAGTCTTCCTTGCTGGTGTCCCAAAGTATCGGATAGCCATCATTCAAGGAACTAATGCACTTCTCGAAATTATTCAG GTTTACGTGGCAGCGTTCAGGAACAGGAATCTTGACCTCCCTGAAGATCCTTCGGAGCTTTATGAAATCGATGGAACGAAAGAGTCGCTTGAAGAAGTAGAATTCCTGCCTCACAGAGATAAATTCAG GTTCTTGGATAAAGCGGCAATCCGAACTTCCACCACCATTCGCAGCTCTTCACCCAGCCCATGGAAGCTATGCCGAGTCACCCAGGTGGAGAACGCCAAGACCATCCTTGGGATGATCCCCATCTTCTGCAGCGCCATCATCATGAGCACCTGCCTGGCTCAGCTCCAGACCTTCTCCATCCAGCAGGGCTCCACCATGGACACCCGCGTCACCAGCAAATTCCACATCCCCCCTGCGAGCCTCCCCATCATCCCCCTCACCTTCATGATCATCATGATCCCAGTCTACGACCGCCTCTTCGTCCCCTTCGCCCGGAGGATTACCGGGCACACCACCGGCATCACCCACTTCCAACGCATCGGTGTCGGGCTCGTGCTTTCATGCATATCCATGGCCACGGCCGCAGTCGTCGAGGTGAAGCGCAAGAATGCCGCAAAGAGCCATGGGATGCTCGACGCCCTCCCCGTGCTGCAGCCGCTGCCGATCAGCGTCTTCTGGCTCTCCTTCCAGTACTTCATTTTCGGCATTGCCGACATGTTTACTTCCGTCGGACTGCTCGAGTTCTTCTACTCGGAGGCACCCATGGCTTTGAAGTCGATCTCAACCTCCTTCCTTTGGTGTTCGATGTCGCTTGGGTACTTTCTGAGCACCATATTGGTTGAACTGGTGAACGCCGCCACCAAAAATCGCACAAAGAGCAGAGGGTGGCTGGCTGGAAATAATCTCAACAGGAATCATGTGAACCTCTTCTATTGGTTGCTCTGCATCCTTAGCTTCATCAACTTCTTGAACTACTTGTTTTGGGCCAAGTGGTACAAGTACAGGCCACAGGTTCCCCGTGACACAGCCGAGAATGGGAAGGTGGAAGCACTGTAA